A section of the Negativicutes bacterium genome encodes:
- a CDS encoding hemolysin III family protein: MDRLKKIINYLSLEEFLNAITHGIGAVLAVVGFVALIIEAYLNGGKWHLVSFLIYGISLILLYVASTLYHSFKNEKIKGYLKIFDHSAIYLLIAGNYTPFVLVPLHGVLGWSIFGIVWGMALIGIVFKLFFAKRFKFISTICYLIMGWFAVVMIKPLLASLPIGAIYWLLLGGVFYTIGSVFYLMKRIPYNHVIWHLFVLAGSSAHFVAVLGYLTNIKVN, encoded by the coding sequence ATGGATAGACTTAAAAAGATTATAAACTATTTAAGTTTAGAAGAATTTTTAAATGCCATAACTCATGGAATTGGTGCTGTGTTAGCGGTTGTTGGCTTTGTGGCGTTAATTATTGAAGCTTATTTAAATGGCGGTAAATGGCACTTGGTTAGCTTCTTGATTTATGGGATAAGTTTAATTTTATTATATGTGGCGTCGACTTTGTATCATAGTTTTAAAAATGAAAAAATTAAGGGTTATTTGAAAATATTTGATCATTCGGCAATCTATTTGTTAATAGCCGGTAATTATACACCGTTTGTCTTAGTACCATTACATGGTGTTTTAGGGTGGAGTATTTTTGGGATAGTGTGGGGAATGGCCTTAATTGGAATTGTGTTTAAATTGTTTTTTGCCAAAAGATTTAAATTTATTTCGACTATTTGTTATTTAATTATGGGCTGGTTTGCAGTTGTTATGATTAAACCGTTGTTAGCTAGTTTACCAATTGGGGCAATTTATTGGCTATTATTAGGTGGAGTGTTTTACACAATTGGTTCAGTATTTTATCTGATGAAAAGAATACCATATAATCATGTCATATGGCATTTATTTGTTTTAGCCGGTAGCTCAGCTCATTTTGTAGCTGTATTGGGTTATTTGACGAATATTAAGGTTAATTAA